A stretch of the Vigna radiata var. radiata cultivar VC1973A chromosome 9, Vradiata_ver6, whole genome shotgun sequence genome encodes the following:
- the LOC106773936 gene encoding dCTP pyrophosphatase 1-like — protein sequence MTGVSEKAGVSLDQLKEIMSEFAKERDWEQFHSPRNLLLALVGEMGELCEIFQWKGEVPKGLPDWKEEEKVHLGEELSDVLLYLVRLSDMCGVDLGKAALRKVELNAMKYPKKVSEKEPSISTKEDENLEGV from the exons ATGACTGGGGTTTCTGAAAAAGCAGGTGTTTCTCTTGATCAGCTTAAGGAGATTATGAGTGAATTTGCAAAGGAGAGGGATTGGGAGCAGTTTCATAGCCCAAGGAACCTCCTTTTGGCTTTG GTGGGTGAAATGGGAGAATTGTGTGAGATATTTCAGTGGAAAGGAGAGGTTCCAAAGGGTCTTCCAGattggaaagaagaagaaaaagttcaTCTTGGAGAAGAACTTTCAGATGTGTTGCTTTATCTTGTGAGGCTCTCTGACATGTGTGGTGTTGATCTTGGCAAAGCTGCTTTGAGAAAGGTTGAACTGAATGCCATGAAATACCCTAAAAAAGTTTCTGAAAAAGAGCCTTCAATCAGCaccaaagaagatgaaaatttagaaggtgtttga
- the LOC106773308 gene encoding probable LRR receptor-like serine/threonine-protein kinase At3g47570, which produces MKPSSLWLLAFWFIYVPLFFNFTCNSKHNVFALENEIDHMALIKFKESISSDPNRILLSWNTSTHFCNWYGITCHPTLPRVTELNLQGHKLKGYISPQIGNLSYIRKFVLGNNSFYGNLPLEVGRLSQLQKFNVENNTLGGEIPLNLTHCTQLKILNLYGNNLKGKIPITIGLLRNIQFLXFGQNQLTGEIPSSIGNLSSITYLSLTFNNLEGDIPPEICHLKSLTILALGINKLSGSIPSCLYNMSSLTGISVTENQLSGSLPPNMFHTLHNLQGLTLSNNQFSGPIPPSIANASSLSLLDLSKNHFVGRIPGLGKLHELYFLSLGQNNLGYNSTNDLEFLKSLVNCTKLEILALSYNSLGGQLSNSLGNLSTQLSQLYLGYNEISGEIPEAIGNLIGLTLLTIYKNHFDGIIPTTFGKFKMLRVLGLGGNKLSGNIEPFIGNLSQLFYLNLRENRFEGSIPPSIGNCQLLQHFDLSENHLSGTIPLELFNLTSLFDNLDLSYNSLSGSIPDEVGNINNIDFLDMSNNNISGHIPLGVGKCIMLEYLYLQGNSLQGIIPSSLASLKSIIFLDLSQNHLSGSIPNFLQNLSFXQYLNVSFNXLEGEVPTEGVFRNVSALGVIGNSKLCGGISELHLPPCPVKIKKHAKHHKFRLIVVTLSVVVSLIVLLSALTIYWSRKKGKKPSLNSSTIHQLAKVSYQSLYNGTDGFSTTNLIGSGNFSSVYKGTLELXDRVVAVKVLNLQRKGAHKSFVAECNALKNIKHRNLVQILTCCSSTDYKGQEFKALIFEYMRNGSLEQWLHPTTTSVEHPRTLSLKQRLSIMIDVASALQYLHHECEQSIIHCDLKPSNVLLDDEMIAHVSDFGIARLLSTIQGITSKQSSTLAIKGTVGYAPPEYGMGAEVSTSGDMYSFGILLLEMLTGRRPTDEMFEDGQNICNFVAISFPSKLFQILDQRLIPIEENDWNLNPNVEKCLVSLFKIGLACAVESPKDRMDVVDVSRELHRIQNAFFGRGSVLGNDPSIFLLSQGIGNFEG; this is translated from the exons ATGAAgccatcttctctttggttacTTGCTTTTTGGTTTATATATGTTCCCCTGTTTTTCAACTTTACATGCAACTCCAAACACAATGTTTTTGCTCTAGAAAATGAGATCGATCATATGGCATTAATCAAATTCAAAGAATCAATATCGAGTGATCCAAATCGGATCTTGCTTTCCTGGAATACTTCTACTCACTTTTGTAATTGGTATGGAATCACATGCCATCCCACACTTCCAAGGGTTACTGAGCTGAACTTGCAAGGGCACAAGTTGAAAGGGTACATATCTCCTCAAATAGGTAATCTCTCTTACATCAGAAAATTTGTACTTGGAAACAACAGTTTCTATGGCAATTTACCACTCGAAGTGGGAAGATTGTCCCAACTACAGAAATTCAATGTTGAAAATAACACATTGGGAGGAGAAATTCCTTTAAATTTGACGCATTGTACtcaactcaaaattttaaatttgtatggaAACAATCTGAAAGGAAAAATACCTATTACAATCGGATTGCTCCGGAACATTCAGTTTTTGNACTTTGGTCAAAATCAGTTAACAGGAGAAATTCCATCTTCCATTGGGAATCTTTCTTCAATAACATATCTATCACTTACTTTTAACAATTTAGAGGGAGATATTCCACCAGAAATATGTCATCTCAAAAGCTTAACTATTCTAGCTTTAGGTATCAACAAACTGAGTGGATCAATTCCTTCCTGTCTTTATAATATGTCATCTCTTACTGGAATCTCAGTCACTGAAAATCAACTTAGTGGCTCTCTTCCACCCAACATGTTCCACACCCTCCACAATCTTCAGGGACTTACACTTTCTAACAATCAATTCTCAGGTCCAATCCCACCTTCCATTGCAAATGCATCCAGTCTTTCACTCCTTGATCTCTCTAAGAACCATTTTGTGGGAAGAATTCCAGGTCTTGGAAAACTACATGAACTTTATTTCCTAAGCTTGGGTCAAAACAATTTAGGTTACAATTCAACTAATGATTTGGAGTTTTTAAAATCATTGGTAAATTGTACTAAGTTGGAAATATTAGCTCTATCTTACAATAGTTTGGGAGGTCAATTATCAAATTCTTTGGGAAATTTGTCGACTCAACTAAGTCAACTATATCTCGGATACAACGAGATATCTGGAGAAATCCCTGAGGCAATAGGAAATTTAATTGGCTTAACTCTCTTGACAATCTACAAGAACCACTTTGATGGTATTATCCCAACAACTTTTGGAAAGTTTAAAATGCTTCGAGTGTTAGGATTAGGGGGAAACAAGTTGTCAGGAAATATAGAACCCTTCATTGGAAACTTGAGtcaattgttttatttgaatctACGAGAAAATCGATTTGAAGGGAGTATTCCTCCAAGTATAGGCAATTGTCAACTGCTACAACATTTTGATCTTTCAGAGAACCATCTATCAGGAACCATACCACTAGAGCTTTTTAATCTTACCTCTCTATTTGACAATTTGGATTTGTCATATAATTCCTTGAGTGGTAGTATACCAGATGAAGTGGGAAATATAAACAACATTGACTTTCTAGATATGTCAAACAATAATATATCTGGTCACATTCCTCTTGGTGTTGGAAAATGCATAATGTTAGAGTACCTCTATTTGCAAGGGAATTCTTTACAAGGAATCATACCATCTTCTTTGGCATCACTTAAAAGCATTATATTTTTGGACCTGTCACAAAACCATTTGTCNGGATCAATTCCAaatttcctgcaaaacctttcttTCNTACAATATTTGAATGTATCTTTTAATATNTTGGAAGGTGAGGTACCCACTGAAGGTGTCTTTCGGAATGTAAGTGCATTGGGGGTGATTGGAAACAGTAAGCTTTGTGGAGGTATTTCTGAATTGCATCTGCCACCATGCCCtgttaaaattaagaaacatgcaaaacaCCACAAGTTCAGATTGATAGTGGTGACATTAAGTGTAGTTGTTTCTCTCATTGTACTATTATCTGCCTTAACTATCTATTGGTCGaggaaaaagggaaagaaacCTTCCCTTAATTCATCAACAATTCACCAATTGGCTAAAGTTTCCTACCAAAGCTTGTACAATGGAACTGATGGGTTCTCAACTACAAACTTGATAGGGAGTGGGAATTTCAGTTCTGTCTACAAAGGAACTCTTGAGCTCNAAGACAGAGTTGTNGCNGTAAAGGTTCTAAACCTGCAAAGAAAAGGAGCTCACAAGAGCTTCGTGGCAGAATGTAAtgcactaaaaaatattaagcatCGAAATCTTGTTCAGATTTTGACATGTTGTTCCAGCACAGATTATAAAGGTCAAGAATTCAAAGCTTTGATCTTTGAGTACATGAGAAATGGAAGCCTGGAGCAATGGTTGCATCCTACCACAACAAGTGTTGAGCACCCAAGAACATTGAGCCTTAAACAAAGATTAAGTATAATGATTGACGTAGCTTCTGCATTACAATATCTTCATCATGAATGTGAGCAGTCGATCATTCATTGTGATTTAAAGCCAAGCAATGTCCTTCTTGATGATGAAATGATTGCTCATGTAAGTGATTTTGGCATAGCAAGACTTCTCTCAACAATCCAAGGTATTACCTCCAAACAATCAAGTACACTTGCAATAAAGGGGACTGTTGGCTATGCTCCTCCAG AGTATGGAATGGGTGCTGAAGTGTCAACTTCTGGCGACATGTACAGCTTTGGAATTCTTTTGCTGGAAATGCTTACTGGGAGAAGACCTACAGATGAAATGTTTGAAGATGGTCAAAATATTTGTAACTTTGTTGCAATTTCATTTCccagtaaactttttcaaattttggatCAGCGACTTATTCCAATTGAGGAAAATGATTGGAATCTTAATCCAAATGTTGAAAAGTGCTTagtttcactttttaaaattggtCTTGCCTGTGCTGTGGAATCACCAAAAGACAGAATGGATGTGGTTGATGTCAGCAGGGAGCTTCATCGAATTCAAAATGCCTTTTTTG GTCGAGGCTCTGTTTTGGGAAATGATCCTTCAATCTTCTTATTGAGTCAAGGTATTGGTAATTTTGAAGGTTGA